The following coding sequences lie in one Synechococcus sp. CC9902 genomic window:
- a CDS encoding rhamnan synthesis F family protein, translating to MAKAPKKNQFKLSIPSGRQLLRTTARRLSREGIIPGFIRQQLKRRISTDSKAPDNRRQKITPELQAYIRKIDNNQISKTQYRDIRELAHYAYIFDVNFYKKQLPDTELKEVNNLGNCLEHYCTKGWKAGIDPSPLFDTNNYFSKYPDIKESEINPMVHFLKFGIQESRYSMDDIHFMRKTAGIKKATYSNDGKLISSIGQKKFGVFLHIFYPELAPIIADYIRKIPVKIDIHISTTHDAISGLTEIFKGLENSLNVQVKSFPNIGRDVAPFIVGFREEIPKYDYILKLHSKKSPHSNALSGWFEHCLDNLIGSIDVFYTNIQELNKEDISIVYPVENYALSLGIKHDSCWGHEDGNYNKAKTLLKKLGLEQINRNSEFLFPTGNMFWCKPDILKPILDWDLKFEDFDNEGGQIDGTLAHSIERLIGLCCTEYFHKKIITSYCGYAESKQHQSDKKVIEGRNKLQIDGFEKVIQFKEKTLNPSWKNHNNASPNQLQIHWVIPNFTRGLGGHMTIFRTIDYLERCGHDCTIWVHSEIKGDKPSRLSSLHKRVIDQSFIKLKTDQVYMLGNTNDDLEKVSGDVVIATDRMSTYPVLGMRKFAKRFYFVQDYEPFFFAKGTSTVLTEQTYRSNHKFACICASPWLKNMMIEQGNSAISFPLAVDTDTYYQSKKIIRSKNTIAFYVRRSTPRRLYQLGLLALRALFDLGDSFEIITFGENYLPDLGIPVKITHAGILNSESLSKLYQRSTAGLVLSGTNYSLVPNEMMACGLPVVDIDAPHTRLSYTSNTAILAQPNPEALAAALSQLLNDDVLREQATIAGLTATKSLTWDRSNTIVESFIRTQFEAALPPDQNQNLPQADPTVTIVIPVYNGGDQLISVVETCLQQDLDAEFEILIIDSSSTDGCINHLPKDERIRIHRISKSDFGHGRTRNLGVSLARGEFVAFITQDAIPANRMWLMNLIEPLQTDRKIAGVFGCHIAHEGHNPLTSYDLDQHFNRWIFRSHRKPIELEESRKKPNAPISNHERFYSDNNSCLRKNAWEQVPIPEVIYGEDQLWAIDILRHGFKKAYASTAIVRHSHEYNFRETLIRANTEWHFYQQHLGEYLPSTKKDVRAMIESSCTNDKKAQELFPEITEEQLIARRKLHFARACGYYFAGKGIGSIRP from the coding sequence ATGGCTAAGGCTCCAAAGAAAAATCAATTCAAGCTATCAATCCCTTCAGGACGACAACTCCTACGCACAACGGCACGCAGACTCAGTAGAGAAGGTATCATTCCGGGATTTATTCGCCAGCAACTGAAACGCAGAATCAGTACAGATTCAAAAGCACCAGACAATCGACGTCAAAAAATCACCCCTGAACTTCAAGCCTATATTCGAAAAATTGACAACAACCAAATCAGCAAGACACAATATCGTGACATACGTGAGCTGGCGCATTACGCTTACATATTTGACGTAAATTTCTATAAAAAACAATTACCCGACACAGAATTAAAAGAGGTCAACAACTTAGGCAATTGTCTAGAACACTACTGCACAAAGGGATGGAAAGCAGGCATTGACCCAAGCCCTCTATTCGACACCAACAACTACTTCAGCAAATACCCAGATATCAAAGAAAGCGAGATTAATCCAATGGTGCACTTCCTTAAGTTTGGCATCCAAGAGAGTCGATATTCGATGGACGACATCCATTTCATGAGAAAGACTGCAGGAATCAAGAAAGCCACATACAGCAATGATGGCAAGCTAATTTCGAGCATTGGACAGAAAAAATTTGGCGTATTTTTACATATATTCTATCCAGAACTAGCTCCAATAATTGCAGACTACATTCGAAAAATTCCCGTAAAAATTGATATCCATATTTCAACAACTCATGACGCAATTAGTGGACTAACTGAAATCTTTAAGGGATTAGAAAATTCTCTGAATGTGCAGGTCAAATCCTTTCCCAACATTGGACGAGACGTTGCGCCATTCATCGTTGGATTTCGGGAAGAGATACCCAAATACGATTACATTCTCAAACTTCATTCCAAGAAAAGTCCTCACAGCAACGCCTTAAGTGGATGGTTTGAACACTGCCTGGACAATCTTATCGGCAGCATTGATGTGTTCTACACAAATATTCAGGAGCTCAATAAAGAGGATATATCCATAGTTTATCCAGTCGAAAATTATGCCTTAAGCCTAGGAATTAAACACGATTCCTGCTGGGGCCATGAAGACGGAAATTACAACAAAGCAAAAACCCTTCTCAAAAAATTAGGTCTTGAACAAATTAATCGCAACAGCGAATTCCTATTCCCCACTGGCAATATGTTTTGGTGTAAACCAGATATTTTAAAGCCGATCCTAGACTGGGATCTAAAATTCGAAGATTTCGACAATGAAGGAGGACAAATCGATGGGACACTCGCCCATAGTATTGAACGATTAATTGGTCTATGCTGTACAGAATATTTCCACAAAAAAATCATTACGAGCTACTGCGGCTATGCAGAATCCAAACAACATCAATCTGATAAGAAAGTCATTGAAGGACGAAATAAATTACAAATTGATGGATTTGAAAAAGTAATTCAGTTTAAAGAGAAGACCCTGAATCCTTCCTGGAAGAACCACAACAATGCATCACCAAACCAACTCCAAATTCACTGGGTAATTCCAAACTTTACGCGTGGCTTAGGCGGACATATGACGATTTTTAGAACCATCGATTATTTAGAGCGATGCGGCCATGACTGCACTATCTGGGTTCACTCTGAAATCAAAGGGGACAAACCAAGTCGCCTAAGCTCACTTCACAAGAGGGTCATTGATCAGAGCTTTATCAAACTAAAGACTGACCAAGTTTACATGCTTGGCAACACCAATGACGATTTAGAAAAAGTGAGTGGTGATGTTGTGATTGCTACTGATCGAATGAGTACATATCCAGTACTTGGCATGCGAAAGTTCGCAAAGAGATTTTATTTCGTTCAAGACTATGAGCCATTTTTCTTCGCAAAAGGAACATCAACGGTCCTAACAGAACAAACTTATCGATCAAACCACAAATTTGCTTGCATTTGTGCCAGCCCTTGGCTTAAGAATATGATGATCGAGCAGGGAAATTCTGCGATTTCATTTCCATTGGCTGTCGACACTGATACATATTATCAATCCAAAAAGATTATAAGATCTAAAAATACCATCGCTTTTTATGTTCGCCGCAGCACACCACGTCGTTTATATCAGCTTGGACTTTTGGCTTTAAGAGCACTCTTTGATCTAGGAGATAGCTTTGAAATCATCACCTTTGGTGAAAACTATTTACCAGATCTAGGGATTCCAGTAAAAATTACACATGCAGGAATTCTGAATTCCGAGTCCTTATCAAAGCTCTATCAAAGATCCACGGCCGGTCTTGTTTTATCAGGAACAAATTACTCCCTAGTTCCGAACGAAATGATGGCTTGTGGTTTACCTGTAGTTGATATTGATGCACCCCATACACGGCTCTCATATACATCTAATACAGCGATACTTGCCCAACCCAACCCGGAAGCATTAGCAGCAGCATTGAGTCAACTTCTCAATGATGATGTTCTGCGCGAACAGGCAACGATCGCAGGACTAACAGCAACAAAAAGTCTTACATGGGATCGATCTAACACCATTGTCGAAAGTTTTATCCGTACTCAATTTGAAGCTGCACTGCCACCAGATCAGAATCAAAACTTACCTCAAGCAGATCCAACCGTCACCATTGTCATCCCTGTCTACAACGGGGGCGATCAACTAATCAGCGTCGTGGAGACTTGTCTTCAACAAGATCTTGATGCTGAATTTGAAATATTAATCATTGATAGTTCCTCAACAGATGGATGTATCAACCATTTACCAAAAGACGAACGAATCCGAATTCATCGGATTTCAAAAAGTGACTTCGGCCATGGGCGCACTCGCAATCTTGGCGTGAGCCTGGCCCGAGGAGAATTCGTTGCATTCATTACGCAAGATGCAATTCCTGCGAACAGAATGTGGTTGATGAACCTCATTGAACCACTTCAAACGGACCGAAAGATTGCTGGTGTTTTTGGATGCCACATTGCCCATGAGGGGCACAACCCATTAACTTCATATGATCTGGATCAACATTTCAATCGGTGGATTTTCCGAAGTCATCGAAAACCAATTGAATTAGAGGAAAGTCGAAAAAAACCTAATGCACCGATCAGTAATCACGAACGTTTTTATTCTGATAACAATTCATGCTTACGCAAAAATGCCTGGGAACAAGTACCAATACCAGAGGTTATTTATGGAGAAGACCAGCTCTGGGCTATCGATATATTGCGCCACGGATTTAAAAAGGCTTACGCTTCAACTGCCATCGTAAGACACTCTCACGAATACAATTTTCGAGAAACACTCATCAGAGCCAATACAGAATGGCATTTTTATCAACAACATCTCGGAGAATATCTCCCCTCCACAAAGAAAGATGTGAGGGCAATGATTGAGTCGAGCTGTACGAATGACAAAAAGGCTCAGGAACTATTTCCAGAGATTACGGAAGAGCAACTAATTGCCCGTCGAAAGCTTCATTTTGCTCGCGCCTGTGGTTACTACTTTGCCGGGAAAGGCATCGGGTCCATCCGACCCTAA
- the rfbC gene encoding dTDP-4-dehydrorhamnose 3,5-epimerase: MNVETLQTSQGITISGPLLITPRAFGDDRGWFFESWNQKRFNEAVGQSVEFSQDNHSRSIQGVLRGLHYQLAPEPQAKLVRSSVGSIFDVAIDIRQTSPTCGQWVGAVLSAENKAQLWIPEGFAHGFLTLSPVAEVQYKARGFWNKACERAIRWDDPNLAIDWPQAELNGTAISLSDKDAEAPDFLSAKASGDLFP, translated from the coding sequence ATGAATGTTGAAACCCTGCAAACATCGCAAGGAATCACCATTTCGGGCCCGCTTCTCATTACACCCAGGGCCTTTGGCGACGACCGTGGCTGGTTTTTTGAAAGCTGGAACCAAAAACGCTTTAACGAAGCGGTCGGACAATCCGTGGAGTTTTCCCAAGACAATCATTCAAGATCAATTCAAGGGGTTTTAAGAGGGTTGCACTATCAATTAGCCCCTGAACCACAAGCCAAGCTTGTCCGTTCCAGTGTGGGATCTATTTTTGATGTAGCAATCGATATTCGACAAACGTCGCCCACATGTGGTCAATGGGTTGGTGCTGTCTTAAGCGCTGAAAATAAAGCCCAGCTTTGGATCCCAGAGGGCTTTGCTCATGGTTTCCTCACCCTGAGTCCCGTCGCAGAAGTGCAGTACAAAGCTCGTGGTTTTTGGAATAAAGCGTGTGAACGTGCCATCCGATGGGACGATCCAAACTTGGCGATTGATTGGCCACAAGCGGAATTAAATGGCACAGCCATCAGCCTGTCTGACAAAGACGCTGAAGCCCCTGACTTCCTCTCGGCAAAGGCATCAGGAGATCTGTTCCCATGA
- a CDS encoding sugar ABC transporter, producing MANRSISPLKSTAASSFGSVDKFIRLKLSAFDNSSNAWQGRFEILKKPRVLISLFLATSAFYCFAIGRDRYTSVSEFVIQQAAPLETSSASVLAGAAAAPQVLTSLVDGQYLQVYLASSEVKNRLFPNSVSLEKDYKQSFPDVFSGLSTGSSSPQQLSFYRKQLQISPQPLSGSVIIRTVGYAPEQAFSLNQSLILQSRRFVNEVNQSINADQNIFAKKEVELAENNLKEASRRLEIFQDKFGQLNVASEQAATSSFISELESRLVDSKVEEATLRRQYRDPNAPEVSFVADQVRELEKQITKERQKSVSEYGSDLNSLAIQESSLLSNVEFATESLQSARLAADNSRRESQRQLKFVVMLSQPQRPVAPDQNWRWQVFLGSIGIIVVAWGVGGFILAAMKEA from the coding sequence ATGGCTAACCGCTCTATTTCCCCCTTAAAAAGTACTGCGGCGTCATCTTTCGGATCAGTTGATAAGTTCATTCGGTTGAAGTTGTCTGCATTTGATAACTCGTCTAATGCTTGGCAAGGCAGGTTCGAAATACTTAAAAAGCCTAGAGTTTTGATCTCGTTATTTTTAGCTACCTCAGCTTTTTACTGCTTTGCTATTGGTCGAGATCGATATACTTCAGTGTCTGAGTTTGTGATTCAGCAAGCTGCTCCATTGGAGACATCCTCTGCATCAGTCTTGGCGGGTGCGGCTGCAGCTCCTCAAGTTTTAACGTCCTTAGTTGATGGTCAATATTTACAGGTTTATCTCGCTTCTTCAGAGGTAAAAAATAGATTGTTTCCTAATTCAGTATCCTTAGAGAAAGATTATAAGCAATCATTTCCAGATGTCTTTTCAGGACTTTCTACAGGAAGCTCCTCACCTCAGCAACTCAGCTTTTATCGAAAGCAGCTTCAAATCTCACCACAGCCACTCAGTGGTTCAGTCATTATTCGGACAGTCGGATATGCTCCTGAACAAGCATTCAGTTTAAATCAGTCTCTGATACTTCAATCACGTCGTTTTGTGAATGAAGTCAATCAATCGATTAATGCTGACCAAAATATTTTTGCAAAGAAAGAAGTTGAACTGGCCGAAAACAATCTAAAGGAGGCTTCTCGTAGATTAGAAATTTTTCAAGACAAGTTTGGTCAACTCAATGTTGCATCCGAACAGGCTGCCACATCATCATTTATTTCAGAATTGGAATCAAGACTTGTCGATTCAAAAGTAGAAGAAGCAACCTTACGTCGCCAGTATCGCGACCCCAATGCACCTGAAGTTTCCTTTGTCGCCGATCAAGTTCGAGAATTGGAGAAACAAATTACGAAAGAAAGGCAAAAGTCAGTTAGTGAATATGGTAGTGATTTGAATAGTCTTGCGATTCAGGAATCCTCCTTACTGTCGAATGTCGAATTCGCCACAGAATCTTTGCAATCCGCTCGTCTGGCAGCTGATAATAGTCGTCGTGAAAGTCAACGCCAGCTCAAGTTTGTAGTGATGTTGAGTCAACCGCAACGACCTGTGGCTCCAGATCAAAATTGGCGCTGGCAAGTCTTTCTTGGTTCGATCGGAATCATTGTGGTCGCTTGGGGTGTCGGAGGCTTCATCCTCGCAGCGATGAAAGAAGCCTGA
- the rfbB gene encoding dTDP-glucose 4,6-dehydratase: protein MAKSMPTTAELLGTRQRILVTGGAGFIGGAVVRRLLRESDAVVFNLDKMGYASDLTSIEEVIKELGVEHQQRHQLQPIDLCDADAVEKAVQQANPDLVMHLAAESHVDRSISGPGVFIESNVTGTYNLLQSVRSHFEQLPPERREQFRLHHISTDEVFGSLGREGRFSETTPYDPRSPYSASKAASDHLVQAWHHTFGLPVVLTNCSNNYGPWQFPEKLIPVVALKAAAGDSIPLYGDGLNIRDWLYVEDHVDALLLAACRGTSGRSYCVGGHGEKTNQEVVNAICHQFDQERPESAPHAKLIQRVKDRPGHDRRYAIDPSRISTELGWQPRHNVEEGLAETVAWYLSHQDWCQTVRKQAGYDGGRLGINQAKTN, encoded by the coding sequence ATGGCCAAGTCCATGCCAACCACTGCAGAACTGCTCGGAACGCGTCAACGCATCCTGGTCACTGGCGGTGCAGGGTTCATCGGCGGTGCCGTCGTTCGACGGCTGCTACGGGAGAGCGACGCGGTGGTGTTCAACCTCGACAAGATGGGATATGCGAGCGACCTCACATCGATCGAAGAGGTGATCAAAGAGCTGGGTGTTGAACATCAACAGCGACATCAATTACAGCCAATTGATCTCTGCGATGCAGATGCCGTTGAAAAAGCCGTCCAGCAGGCCAATCCAGACCTTGTGATGCACTTGGCGGCAGAAAGCCATGTGGACCGCTCCATTTCTGGGCCGGGTGTGTTTATCGAAAGCAACGTGACTGGCACATACAACCTTCTCCAATCCGTCCGATCACATTTTGAGCAACTCCCGCCAGAACGACGCGAGCAATTCAGATTGCATCACATCAGTACAGATGAAGTGTTTGGCTCCCTTGGTCGGGAGGGACGTTTTTCAGAAACAACGCCTTACGACCCTCGTAGTCCCTATTCAGCTAGCAAAGCAGCAAGCGATCATTTGGTGCAAGCGTGGCACCACACCTTCGGGCTTCCCGTTGTTCTCACCAACTGCTCAAATAACTATGGGCCGTGGCAATTCCCAGAAAAATTAATTCCCGTGGTTGCTCTAAAAGCAGCCGCTGGCGATTCCATACCCCTTTATGGAGATGGATTAAACATCCGCGACTGGCTCTATGTTGAAGACCATGTGGATGCATTACTACTAGCAGCCTGTCGAGGAACATCTGGACGCAGCTATTGCGTTGGTGGCCATGGTGAAAAAACGAATCAAGAGGTGGTCAATGCAATCTGCCATCAGTTCGATCAAGAACGACCGGAATCAGCGCCACACGCGAAGCTGATTCAACGCGTCAAAGATCGTCCAGGGCACGATCGACGCTATGCCATTGACCCTTCAAGAATCAGCACAGAGCTAGGTTGGCAACCCCGCCATAACGTCGAAGAAGGGTTGGCTGAAACTGTCGCCTGGTATTTATCCCATCAAGATTGGTGCCAAACAGTCCGTAAGCAGGCTGGTTATGACGGCGGGCGACTCGGCATCAATCAGGCAAAGACGAATTGA
- the rfbD gene encoding dTDP-4-dehydrorhamnose reductase: MKILLTGTGGQLGQALLDSKPDAVELISTTRQELDLSNAEACRLAVQKYQPDWVLNAGAYTAVDQAESEPELAHAINAGAPEAFAQELDRQGGRLLQVSTDFVFDGQQGSPYRVDQPTTPIGVYGTSKAAGEQAIHRIFGANNPQGVILRTSWVMGPVGRNFARTMLRLHRERDQLSVVADQVGCPSSTLNLATACWTTITQGSQTNLPPIMHWSDAGAASWYDVAVAIGELGHSLGLVDTPAKVNPITTADYPTPASRPNYSLLDCTTTRAALQLDGQHWQEALKQLLLRVQAD, encoded by the coding sequence ATGAAGATTTTGCTTACCGGAACGGGAGGGCAACTGGGCCAAGCCTTACTGGATTCAAAGCCTGACGCGGTTGAACTCATCTCCACAACCCGTCAGGAACTGGACCTCTCCAATGCGGAAGCTTGCCGATTGGCTGTCCAAAAGTATCAACCCGACTGGGTTCTGAACGCAGGGGCCTACACAGCTGTCGATCAAGCGGAGTCCGAACCCGAGTTAGCCCATGCCATCAATGCCGGAGCACCTGAAGCCTTTGCGCAAGAACTCGATCGCCAGGGTGGCCGGCTCCTACAGGTGAGCACCGATTTTGTCTTTGATGGACAACAGGGTTCTCCTTACCGTGTCGATCAACCCACGACGCCGATTGGTGTGTATGGAACAAGTAAGGCCGCAGGTGAGCAAGCCATCCACAGAATCTTCGGAGCCAACAACCCGCAAGGGGTCATCCTTCGCACAAGCTGGGTTATGGGCCCAGTCGGTCGCAATTTTGCCCGCACGATGCTGCGTCTTCACCGCGAACGTGACCAACTGAGTGTTGTTGCTGATCAAGTGGGATGCCCTAGCAGCACCTTGAATTTGGCCACTGCATGTTGGACAACGATCACACAGGGGTCGCAAACAAACCTGCCACCGATCATGCATTGGAGTGATGCAGGAGCCGCAAGTTGGTACGACGTGGCCGTGGCCATCGGTGAACTCGGCCACTCACTTGGCTTGGTGGACACACCCGCCAAGGTAAATCCGATCACCACAGCAGATTATCCAACCCCTGCCTCACGCCCGAACTATTCCCTTCTCGATTGCACGACCACACGAGCGGCGTTGCAGCTTGATGGACAACATTGGCAAGAAGCCTTGAAACAGCTTCTGCTTCGAGTCCAAGCTGACTAA
- the rfbA gene encoding glucose-1-phosphate thymidylyltransferase RfbA, with protein MGTAPKRKGIILAGGSGTRLHPITQAVSKQLLPVYDKPMIYYPLSTLMLAGIRDVLIITTPHDRDAFERLLGDGSAWGMAIQYATQASPDGLAQAFLIGADFLDGAPAALVLGDNLFHGHDLIPQLMNSNEQQQGATVFAYPVSDPERYGVAEFDAQGKVLSLEEKPTHPKSRYAVTGLYFYDHTVVERARKVEPSPRGELEITDLNAMYLKEGQLRVELMGRGMAWLDTGTCDSLNDAASYIRTLEHRQGLKVGCPEEVAWRQGWIDNEQLNRLAQPLKKSGYGTYLLQMLEESVSDHAALQTSLEVSA; from the coding sequence ATGGGAACGGCACCGAAGCGGAAGGGAATCATCCTGGCCGGTGGCAGCGGCACGCGCCTACATCCCATCACCCAAGCAGTGAGCAAACAGCTCCTGCCCGTCTACGACAAACCAATGATTTATTACCCCCTCAGCACCTTGATGCTGGCGGGGATCAGGGACGTTCTGATCATCACAACCCCCCATGATCGGGATGCGTTCGAGCGGTTGCTTGGAGATGGCTCTGCCTGGGGCATGGCAATCCAATACGCCACACAAGCCAGTCCAGACGGACTCGCCCAGGCCTTTCTGATCGGAGCCGACTTCCTCGATGGAGCACCCGCCGCCCTTGTTTTAGGAGACAACCTCTTCCACGGGCACGACCTCATTCCCCAGCTGATGAACAGCAATGAACAACAGCAGGGAGCCACGGTTTTTGCCTACCCCGTTAGCGATCCTGAGCGCTATGGAGTGGCTGAATTTGACGCTCAAGGGAAGGTCTTAAGCCTGGAGGAAAAGCCCACCCATCCCAAAAGTCGTTACGCCGTTACAGGCCTCTATTTCTATGACCACACCGTGGTGGAGCGTGCCCGAAAAGTCGAACCCTCTCCCCGTGGTGAACTCGAGATCACCGATCTCAACGCGATGTATCTGAAGGAAGGGCAGCTTCGAGTTGAACTAATGGGACGAGGAATGGCTTGGCTCGACACGGGCACATGCGACTCGCTCAACGATGCGGCCAGCTATATCCGCACCCTCGAACATCGACAGGGATTAAAAGTGGGCTGTCCTGAAGAAGTGGCCTGGAGGCAGGGGTGGATCGACAACGAACAGCTCAATCGGCTCGCCCAACCGCTGAAAAAAAGCGGCTACGGAACCTATCTCCTGCAAATGCTCGAGGAAAGTGTGAGTGATCATGCTGCTCTGCAAACCAGCCTGGAGGTGAGCGCATGA